GTTTTCCACTTCCTCCTGCATAGGTCATCGCCTCCTTTCCACGGATTTTGCAGGGGTGGCGCTTGATACTAAGGCGGGACCACCAGCCGCCGCAGCAGGTATTTCATCATGGCAGGCTCCTTTCAACGCAGCTGATCGGAGCGGTCATAGTACAGATGTCCCTGGCGCACCTTGGCATGGCTGAGAATCTTGATGTGGCCCTTTTCCTGGTTCTCCAGGCTTTTCTGGTATCCGGCCTCCGTCAGAAACAGGCGGGTCCGTTCGCCTTTCCAGCCCACCGGCGAATCGTGGGTCAGCACATCGAAGATAATCATGTGCCGGGTGTCCTCGGCAAACCGCTCCAAATCCATGTACTCATGGCCGTGGTAGTTCTGCGCCCCGGCCTTGAGCCGCATTTCCTCCATCAGCTGGCCCACGGTCTTACGCTCAGGCATGGCGCGCACCTCCTTTCCCGCGTCCCTGGCCTTTCACAGTCAGGATACCGTCCAGGGTGGTAGCGGTGATCCGCAGGCGCTCAGCGGTGGCGATGTCATTCTTCACGGTCTCGTCGATGCCGTGGCCGCAGACCACCAGCACATGGGACCGGCGCAGATAGTCTCGCACCATATCCAGCCCGTCCTTGTGTTCCTGGGGAATCTCGTCCTTGAGGAAGGTGGACAAGAACAGAACCGGGCAGATGGGCGAATACCCGGCGTCGTACACCTGGCGGCAGTAGGTGGCAGCGTTCTCGGCGTTCTCATACTGGTTGTTGCTCCAGGGAGCCGTAATGTAGGCAAGAGGTCGTTTCATGGCAAAATCCTTTCTCCCGGTATTGCCGGGCAACAGAAAAGCGGCTGTTTACCAGCCGCCTGTGTTCATATCGTGATTGACTTGTACGGTGTAGTGATTGCTGATCGTGGTGGGCGCGTTGAACAGCACTGCAAGCAAATACTGTTTCATATTGCGGACCTCCGTGGTGTTTTTCTGCATACCGTCCATGACAAATCGGATATGCTCGCTATCCAGCTTCAAGAACCGGGAGCGCACGACTTCATGGGGAAAGTCGCTGCCAGCGATCCGAGTGGTTTTACGTTTGGCACAAACGGTCTCCACCATCAGCTCCACAATCTCGTCCAGGTCCTCACGGTAGGTCGAAAACTCTCTGCACAGATAGTCATACTCGATGTTCTCCAGAATCAATTCCCGATAATTTTCTATCTCTGAGACAGACATCGCATCCCTTCCTTTCCGTTCCGGCAGCTGTGCTGCCGCTGTTTCCCGGAAGGGAATGGAATCGGTACTTGCTCCATGAGTATTTTGTTTTTGAGTATTTGGTTTCTCTATATTTAATTCTGCGGGCTTTTCCGTATCCGGTTTATCCAGATACGGGTTTTCCGTATCTGGTGAAGCCGTATCTGGTACAGCCGTATCCGGCCTTGGCGTTTCTGGCTGCCTGGGCTGGGGTTTCTCATAAATCACATACTCGGTGTCGCTGATCCGGCCTTGTTGGTCCCGCAGCTGGTTCCGCACGATGTAACCGGCGGTTTCCAACTCCCGCAGCGCACTGCCGATGGCATCAACGCCCTCCTTGCAGATTTTCGCAAGTCCACGGGTAGTATAGTTCCAGTCATCAGGCAGGGATAACATCATGGAAAGAAGCCCCTTTGCCTTGAGGGATAGTTCGTGGTTCCGCAGGTGATGATTGCTCATCACGGTATAATCTTTGGTCCGTTCAATGCGAAAAACGGCCATTGACTTCACTCCTTTCTAATTTTAGGGCATGAAAAAAGCCACAATCCTTCGTGAAAAAGACTGTGGCTTTCAGCTGTTTTTGTTGTTCTGCCAGGGCCGGTAAGGACGCTTGTACTTCGGCGGATGACTGAACATCGGCTCATGCTCCGAAAACGGGAGGGTCTGCAAAACCCGGTCAATGTCGGTGGATTCCATATCATACTGGGACTGGCAACTTTCCCGGATGGCATCTTTGATGCTCTGGACAGTACACATATTCATTCCTTTCCTTTCGTAGTGATAATGAGTTTACGGGTGGCGGCGGCGCTTGTCCGGTTTGAAGTCGAGCACATGGCCCTCGATCACACGGGCATACCGCTTGATTTTGATTTCCCGACGCTTCTGGCTTACGAGGGCGGCCTGATACCCGTCCTCCGTAAGAAACAGCCGCATATCATCGCCGGGGCAGCCGTAGGAACAAGGGCGCTGAACGGAAAACTCGATCATCCAGCGGGTGCTGTCCTGAAAACGCTCTACGGCCAAGATATTGTGTCCTTTCAGCTCACGGGCTGAAATATCCCTCATAGGCGGCTCCTTTCATCGTTCCTGGTCTCTCTGGCGCTTCTTCTGCCACGCCTCCAGCAGTTTGATAATGGTTTCCTGCATCCGCTGGGGCGTATAGCTTTTGGGGAAATACTTCCGCAGGGTGTCGGAGGTGAAAGTCACTTTGTCGAGATCACTTTTCTTTTCCTCACCCATGATGACGCGCATCATATCGAGGGTCAGATGTCCCTCCTGGCTGTATTTCTTGAGTCGCTGAGCCTGGGAGAGAGAGGGGGTAGCCTGTTCGCTGTCCATCGCGTCCAGCAAATCCCGCTGTTCTTCTTTTTTGAGAAAGGACAGCTCATAAGCCGGATTGAGGGCGATTTTCTTTTCATCGACCATATCCAGCAGTTCGGGAATCAGCTCCGTCAGGCGGATATAGCGCTGCACCTGGTTCCTACTCGAACCAGCCTGCTGCGCCAACAATTCATCTGCACGCAACTTCGTCCCAAGTTGGGACGAAGTTAAGTCCCCCCGTGCGCCTTGGTGTTTCATAGCCTCCAGCTTCATCTTGTAAGCAAAGGCCCTTTCGCTGGGGAGCAGGCTTTCACGTTGTAAGTTGCTGTCCACCATGATGATAGTGGCAGCATCATCGTCCAGGTCTCGGACAATGACAGGCATGGTTTCTTTCTCGGCCAGCTCACTGGCCCGGTGCCGCCTGTGACCGGCAACCAGCTCATAGCCGCCCTCCGGGTCCGGGCGGGCGATCGCCGGAACCAGAACACCATACTGCCGAACGCTGTCGGCGGTCTCCATCATGGCCTCGTCATCCTTGACTTTGAAGGGATGCCCCTTAAATGGGTGCAGCTCAGACAGCGGAATTTCCTGTATCTTCTCCAGCTTGGCATCCTGGCGGCTTTCCTCGGTGGAAAACAAATCATCGTATGGAGCCAGCTCTACTTTTTTCGCGCTGCTTTTCAAGTTTTATCACCTCCTTGGTCAGATTCTTATAGCCCTCGGCCACCTTGCCATTAGGGTCATGGGCAAAAATGCTTTTGCCCTCGGCGCTGATCTCCTTTGCCCGGACAGAATGGGGAATCTCGGTGCCGAACACCTTGATTTTGCTGCCATAGGTCTCCCGCAGCAGGGCGGCAATCTCCTTGGCGAAGTTGGTGCGGTTGTCCACCATCGTCAGCAATATGCCGTCGATCTGGAGCTTGGGGTTGATCTGCCGCTTCACCTTGTTTACGGTCTGGAGCAGCTGTTCCAGGCCCTTGGCGGGCAGGTACTCCGCCTGAACGGGGATTATGACCCTGTTGGCGGCGGCCAGGGCGTTGACCGTGAGCATACCCAGGGATGGCTGGCAGTCAATCAGGATATGGGAATACTGTCCCTTGAGCGTGTCCAGATACTGCCGCAGGATGGTCTCTCGGCTCATGGCGTTCACCAGGGAGACCTCCATGCCGGAGAGCTGGATGTCTGCGGGCATCAGGTCAACGCCCTCCGGGTGGTGCAGGATACCCTCGCCGGGGCGCAGCGGCTCGTCCATCAGGATACGGCCCATCGCGTCGGACAGGGTAAAGGGCAGCTTGTCCGGCTGGGGGTGGCCCAGGCTGATGGTCAGGCTGCCTTGCGGGTCCCCGTCGATCAGCAGCACTTTCTTTCCGGCCTGCGCCAGCCCAATCCCCAGGTTCGCGCAGGTGGTTGTCTTGCCAACGCCGCCTTTCTGGTTGGCGATGGCGATGATTTGCGTGTTCAATGACTTCACCTCATTTCTGAATTGTTCTATGGCTTCTGGAAATAGAAAAAGCCGCCACTTCAAAAATTGAAAGTGACGGCCTTTTCTTATCCCGGAATGAAATTCCCCGGAAACGCAAAAAGCGCCCAGTAGAAAATACTGAGCGCTTGGCGATTAGATTTATTCTCTTTTGTTCAAATTAGGTCAAATTCAGACAAACCGTTTTCACGAAAAAGGTCTCTTGGAGATGTATAAATAAACATCCCCTTGGCATCCCAAAATCGCGTCTCGGTTGTCCTATTTTTTAACCCATAAGCCCTCTTTTTGGGGTGGTTGTCCACCATTTAACCCATAGAAAACGGGTTAAAAGAGGCTTCGTTCTGTCAAATTGCGTCAAACCATTTGAAAAGGAAAAACCCCGGAAACCGCGTAGTTCCGGGGTTTTTGACCACTTTTGATAAAGTTTAGCGCTTGCTGAACTGCGGAGCGCGACGGGCAGCCTTGAGGCCGTATTTCTTACGCTCTTTCATTCTCGGATCACGAGTCAGGAATCCTGCTTTCTTAAGGATCGGTCTGTAATCAGCGTCCGCCTCAAGAAGCGCTCTTGCGATACCGTGACGGATCGCTCCTGCCTGTCCGGTGTAACCGCCGCCCTTTACGTTGACGATCACATCAAACTTTCCGTCTGTCTCGGTAGCTACCAGCGGCTGACGAACAACCACCTTCAGGGTCTCCAGACCAAGATACTCGTCGATGTCTCTCTTATTTATGGTAATATTGCCTGTACCTGGTACCAAATATACTCTTGCAACTGATTTTTTTCTTCTTCCTGTTCCGTAGAATTTTGCTTTTGCCACTGTCATATCCTCCTTTCAAAACCTTTCCTTAAAACTTCAGCTCTTCCGGCTTCTGAGCCTGCTGCTCATGCTCTGGGCCGGCGTATACACGGAGCTTCTTGATCATAGATCTTCCTAAAGGTCCCTTCGGAAGCATACCCTTCACGGCAAGCTCGATCACCTTCTCCGGCTTCTTTGCCATCATCTCAGCCAGTGTGGTCTCTCTCATTCCTCCAACATAATCGGAGTGATTGTAATAGATCTTCTGATCCATCTTCTTACCGGTAACTTTTACGTCTTTCGCGTTTACTACGATCACATAGTCGCCGGTGTCAATATGGGGAGTGAACTCCGGCTTGTTCTTGCCTCTTAAAACCTTGGCTACTTCAGAAGCCAGGCGGCCTAATGTATATCCTGTAGCATCAACTACATACCATTTTCTCTCGATCTTATCTGGATTCGCCATATAAGTGTTCATTGGTTTACCTCCTGTAAATCATTTCCTTTTTCATGATCAATTTATCGAAATCAACAAGACTCCGGGGCTATGGTTTCTTGCCGTTTCTCCTTTTGTCATACTGCATTATTATATTATACGGTTCCTTGCGTGTCAACTATTTTCCACGATTTTTTCCGGCTTTTTCATGGGAATCTTCTATACTTTCCTGCTGACAAGGTGGTATAATGATCCTACTGATTTTTACGGAGGTTTCAACCATGCGAAAAACCATAGATCTGCTCCATGGGCCAGTACTCTCTTCCCTGACCCGGCTGGCCATTCCCATCATGGCCACTTCTCTCATTCAGATGGCTTACAATCTTACCGATATGATCTGGATCGGGCGTGTGGGCAGCAACGCCGTGGCGGCGGTGGGCGCCGCCGGAATGTATATGTGGCTCTCCAACGGACTGGTAGCTCTGGCCCGGATGGGCGGACAGGTCAACGTAGGATACGCCCTTGGCGCAGGCCAGAAAGAAACTGCCGGGGAATCGGCCTCCGGAGCTCTCTGGCTCTGTGTCCTGATGGGCGTGCTCTACGGACTTGGCTGCGCCCTTTTTGCCGGTCCGCTGATCGGCTTCTTCCATCTGAACAGCCCTGTAGTCATCGCCGATGCCCGGATCTATCTGCAGATCACCTGCGGTCTGGTTCTCTTTTCCTTCCTGAACCAGACTTTTACCGGACTTTTTACTGCCATCGGCAACAGTCGGGCGGCCTTTTTATCCACCGCTTCCGGACTGCTGATTAATTTTGTCCTGGATCCGGTCCTGATCTTCGGCCTGGGGCCCTTTCCCCGGATGGGCGTTATGGGCGCCGCCGTGGCCACTGTATTCGCCCAGTCCATTGTCACCCTCATGTTCCTGGTATTCGCGCTGAGAGACTCTGTCCTTTTCCCTTATGTGCACTGGAAATGGATTCCCAGACTGGAAGCGGTCCGCTCCATTGTACGGATCGGCCTTCCCACCTGTATACAGAACATGCTCTTTACCGGGATCTCCATGATCATCGCCCGCCTGGTGGCCGGATACGGAGACGGAGCCGTAGCGATACAAAAGGTAGGCTCTCAGATCGAGTCCATCTCCTGGATGACCGCCGACGGATTCTCCGCAGCCGTAAATTCTTTTATCGCCCAGAATCATGGCGCCGGGAACCGGCAGCGGATCCGGAAAGGATACCAAAGCGCCATGGGCATTGTCCTTGTCTGGGGAGTCTTCTGTACCCTGCTTCTGATCTTCTGCCCGGCGCCCATCTTCCGGATCTTTATCACAGAGCCGGAACTATTGCCCATGGGAGTAGATTACCTGGTCATCCTGGGCTTTTCTCAGCTCTTCATGAGCGTGGAGCTGACCACGGCCGGCGCCTTCTCCGGGTTTGGCCGGACACTGCCGCCCTCGGTCACAAGTATTGTATTTACCGCCCTGCGGATCCCCATGGCCCTTGTCCTTACCAAAACCGCCCTGGAGCTCAACGGGATCTGGTGGAGCATCACCATTTCCAGCATTTTCAAGGGCGTGCTTCTGTTTACCTGGTTTCTCTTTTTCCTGCGCCGGGCGACCCGGACAGAGCAGGCAGAATAGCCACAAAAAAACACTGCGGAAACAATTGTCCGCAGTGTTTTTATATTCCTTCTACTCCTCGACGGTCCAGCCGCTGGCTTCCAGGCTTTCTCTTGTCTGTTCCAGGGAGATCTCGCTGACGTCATCTCCATCTACCGGAAGCAGTCCCTGCTCAATCACCGCTTTCAGCACCTCTTCGTCCGCCACCGGGATGGTGATCACTTCGCGGATCTCTCCGTCCCCCTCTTCCGTAGTGTACTCGGTACCTTCAATGGCTTCATATGCCGCG
This window of the Massilistercora timonensis genome carries:
- a CDS encoding DUF5720 family protein; this translates as MPERKTVGQLMEEMRLKAGAQNYHGHEYMDLERFAEDTRHMIIFDVLTHDSPVGWKGERTRLFLTEAGYQKSLENQEKGHIKILSHAKVRQGHLYYDRSDQLR
- a CDS encoding DUF6017 domain-containing protein; amino-acid sequence: MAVFRIERTKDYTVMSNHHLRNHELSLKAKGLLSMMLSLPDDWNYTTRGLAKICKEGVDAIGSALRELETAGYIVRNQLRDQQGRISDTEYVIYEKPQPRQPETPRPDTAVPDTASPDTENPYLDKPDTEKPAELNIEKPNTQKQNTHGASTDSIPFRETAAAQLPERKGRDAMSVSEIENYRELILENIEYDYLCREFSTYREDLDEIVELMVETVCAKRKTTRIAGSDFPHEVVRSRFLKLDSEHIRFVMDGMQKNTTEVRNMKQYLLAVLFNAPTTISNHYTVQVNHDMNTGGW
- a CDS encoding DUF5720 family protein: MRDISARELKGHNILAVERFQDSTRWMIEFSVQRPCSYGCPGDDMRLFLTEDGYQAALVSQKRREIKIKRYARVIEGHVLDFKPDKRRRHP
- a CDS encoding ParB/RepB/Spo0J family partition protein, translated to MKSSAKKVELAPYDDLFSTEESRQDAKLEKIQEIPLSELHPFKGHPFKVKDDEAMMETADSVRQYGVLVPAIARPDPEGGYELVAGHRRHRASELAEKETMPVIVRDLDDDAATIIMVDSNLQRESLLPSERAFAYKMKLEAMKHQGARGDLTSSQLGTKLRADELLAQQAGSSRNQVQRYIRLTELIPELLDMVDEKKIALNPAYELSFLKKEEQRDLLDAMDSEQATPSLSQAQRLKKYSQEGHLTLDMMRVIMGEEKKSDLDKVTFTSDTLRKYFPKSYTPQRMQETIIKLLEAWQKKRQRDQER
- a CDS encoding ParA family protein; amino-acid sequence: MNTQIIAIANQKGGVGKTTTCANLGIGLAQAGKKVLLIDGDPQGSLTISLGHPQPDKLPFTLSDAMGRILMDEPLRPGEGILHHPEGVDLMPADIQLSGMEVSLVNAMSRETILRQYLDTLKGQYSHILIDCQPSLGMLTVNALAAANRVIIPVQAEYLPAKGLEQLLQTVNKVKRQINPKLQIDGILLTMVDNRTNFAKEIAALLRETYGSKIKVFGTEIPHSVRAKEISAEGKSIFAHDPNGKVAEGYKNLTKEVIKLEKQREKSRAGSIR
- the rpsI gene encoding 30S ribosomal protein S9 translates to MAKAKFYGTGRRKKSVARVYLVPGTGNITINKRDIDEYLGLETLKVVVRQPLVATETDGKFDVIVNVKGGGYTGQAGAIRHGIARALLEADADYRPILKKAGFLTRDPRMKERKKYGLKAARRAPQFSKR
- the rplM gene encoding 50S ribosomal protein L13, producing the protein MNTYMANPDKIERKWYVVDATGYTLGRLASEVAKVLRGKNKPEFTPHIDTGDYVIVVNAKDVKVTGKKMDQKIYYNHSDYVGGMRETTLAEMMAKKPEKVIELAVKGMLPKGPLGRSMIKKLRVYAGPEHEQQAQKPEELKF
- a CDS encoding MATE family efflux transporter yields the protein MRKTIDLLHGPVLSSLTRLAIPIMATSLIQMAYNLTDMIWIGRVGSNAVAAVGAAGMYMWLSNGLVALARMGGQVNVGYALGAGQKETAGESASGALWLCVLMGVLYGLGCALFAGPLIGFFHLNSPVVIADARIYLQITCGLVLFSFLNQTFTGLFTAIGNSRAAFLSTASGLLINFVLDPVLIFGLGPFPRMGVMGAAVATVFAQSIVTLMFLVFALRDSVLFPYVHWKWIPRLEAVRSIVRIGLPTCIQNMLFTGISMIIARLVAGYGDGAVAIQKVGSQIESISWMTADGFSAAVNSFIAQNHGAGNRQRIRKGYQSAMGIVLVWGVFCTLLLIFCPAPIFRIFITEPELLPMGVDYLVILGFSQLFMSVELTTAGAFSGFGRTLPPSVTSIVFTALRIPMALVLTKTALELNGIWWSITISSIFKGVLLFTWFLFFLRRATRTEQAE